A region from the Mycoplasmopsis bovigenitalium genome encodes:
- a CDS encoding amidase family protein — protein sequence MNLIVKGNFENAKNELKNDKNNSVAFVYEQAKRVGDGLLNNAVFTIKDIFATNDAATTASSLILEGFKPGYNATCVQKLIDAGALPVAKVYNDELALGGTGTFSAFGLIRNVNDNERLAGGSSSGSTTTLTKNISFALASDTGDSVRLPASYNSQVGFKPSYGAISRYGMFAYASSLDTVSYFAHNVNDIAVISQVLYGKDSKDFTSLDIEISNISKVKPNKIAFLDIDSNLLEKQVSEKYNELIKKIQNTDITIEMVKVNKDLLMAVKPVYDIISYSEASSNLANLNGIAFGQRKQGDNWEQIMTNTRSQGFGTMVQRRLTLGSFFLFSENQKELFIKAQKVRRVIKQYWDELNSKYDLVIYPASANIAPFIDSSKNNSYGYMDYILTASNLAGNPSITIPWIKIKENLGVNIALQSSIYEDQKLLSHALWLEEFLGGNHE from the coding sequence ATGAATCTAATTGTTAAAGGAAATTTTGAAAACGCAAAAAATGAATTGAAAAATGATAAAAATAATTCAGTTGCATTTGTTTATGAACAAGCAAAAAGAGTTGGCGATGGATTGTTAAATAATGCAGTTTTTACAATAAAAGACATTTTTGCAACAAACGATGCAGCAACAACTGCATCTAGCTTAATTTTAGAGGGATTTAAGCCAGGTTATAATGCAACTTGTGTTCAAAAATTAATTGACGCTGGCGCGTTGCCAGTGGCAAAAGTTTATAATGATGAACTTGCTCTTGGAGGAACAGGTACTTTTAGTGCTTTTGGATTAATAAGAAATGTTAACGATAATGAAAGATTGGCTGGGGGTTCATCTTCGGGTTCAACAACAACACTAACCAAAAATATTTCTTTTGCCTTGGCATCTGATACAGGTGATTCAGTAAGGCTGCCTGCTTCATACAATTCACAAGTTGGCTTTAAACCTAGTTATGGTGCAATTAGTAGATATGGTATGTTTGCGTATGCATCAAGTTTAGACACAGTAAGTTATTTTGCTCATAATGTTAATGATATTGCTGTAATTTCGCAAGTGCTTTATGGGAAGGATTCAAAAGATTTCACATCTTTAGACATTGAAATAAGCAATATTAGCAAAGTAAAACCAAACAAAATTGCTTTCCTTGATATTGACAGTAATTTATTAGAAAAACAAGTTAGTGAGAAGTACAACGAGTTGATTAAAAAAATCCAAAATACTGATATTACAATTGAAATGGTAAAAGTTAATAAAGATTTACTGATGGCTGTAAAACCAGTATATGACATTATTTCTTATTCAGAAGCATCATCAAATTTAGCTAATTTAAATGGAATTGCCTTTGGTCAACGAAAACAAGGTGACAATTGAGAACAAATAATGACTAACACCCGTAGTCAAGGATTTGGAACAATGGTTCAACGCCGTTTAACTTTAGGTAGCTTCTTTCTTTTTTCAGAAAATCAAAAAGAACTATTTATTAAGGCTCAAAAAGTAAGAAGAGTAATCAAGCAATACTGAGATGAATTAAACTCAAAATATGATTTAGTTATTTATCCAGCAAGCGCAAATATTGCGCCATTTATTGACTCAAGCAAAAATAATTCATATGGATATATGGACTACATTTTGACTGCTTCAAACCTAGCAGGAAATCCATCAATAACAATTCCTTGAATTAAAATAAAAGAAAATTTAGGTGTAAATATTGCTCTTCAATCATCAATTTATGAGGACCAAAAACTCCTTTCACACGCCCTATGACTTGAAGAATTTTTAGGAGGCAATCATGAATAA
- a CDS encoding lysophospholipid acyltransferase family protein — MWSLKSLANRYKRMPEDTPPQLRNDQVLKRAKQLLWYFNVNIEVKGYENLPKGPSLLLPNHKSKIDPFIVLAALEHKDKKLIGKNRIPTFIAKIELKRKKFIKSILEILDTFFINRSNIRQSIKTLDEFGEFVKTNKTSGVIFPEGTRVDQKSLGEFKAGALRVAKKYYLPIVPVAISDTRKVLNKNRCKKIKVKIEFLKPIKQNEFITMDNHVVLNKVKKQIEERLLNG, encoded by the coding sequence ATGTGAAGTCTTAAATCTCTTGCAAACAGATACAAAAGAATGCCTGAAGACACACCTCCACAGCTACGAAATGACCAAGTATTAAAAAGAGCTAAACAATTATTGTGATATTTCAATGTAAATATTGAAGTAAAAGGTTATGAAAACTTGCCAAAAGGACCTTCATTGTTATTGCCAAATCATAAGTCGAAAATTGACCCATTCATTGTTTTAGCAGCACTTGAACATAAAGACAAAAAATTAATCGGCAAAAACAGAATTCCTACATTTATTGCCAAAATTGAATTAAAAAGAAAGAAATTTATAAAATCAATTCTTGAAATATTAGACACATTTTTCATTAATCGTAGCAATATTCGCCAGTCAATAAAAACATTGGATGAGTTTGGCGAATTTGTAAAAACCAATAAAACATCAGGAGTTATTTTCCCAGAAGGCACAAGAGTTGACCAAAAGTCATTAGGCGAATTTAAAGCAGGCGCACTAAGAGTTGCTAAAAAATATTATTTACCAATAGTTCCAGTAGCAATAAGTGACACAAGAAAAGTTTTAAACAAAAACAGATGTAAAAAAATAAAAGTTAAAATCGAATTTTTAAAACCTATTAAACAAAATGAATTTATAACAATGGACAACCATGTTGTTTTAAATAAAGTTAAAAAGCAAATTGAAGAGAGATTATTAAATGGATAA
- the gatB gene encoding Asp-tRNA(Asn)/Glu-tRNA(Gln) amidotransferase subunit GatB — translation MNNYETIIGIEIHLELNTKTKMFSPAKIDFNAEPNTTANQIDLGYPGTLPLLNKEAVISGIKLAKALKMDIDTELHFDRKNYFYSDLPKGFQITQFFRPIGSNGKLLIDQNTGFSVEIERIHLEEDTARQHHGEVTKLDYNRAGVPLIEIVTTPCIRNAQQAVAYVSQIRQIALALGISDAKMEEGSLRADINISIRPKGIEKYGTKVEIKNINTFRGIAKAIENEISEQTKKLRTGEVILQQTKRFDPENQTNITMRTKTGEVDYKYFPEPNIPIIKLSDKFINSIKLNELPWEKTTRYESYGIQKIYIDSLVNDLELAQYFDSINYEDKDKLSKLFFAELVSLANSKQCHVIDLNIQAKLLEQAIDLMDKEIISGRSFKKLIPLLVNFKGDINTLVKEHSLEQISDTNTIEKWVNQIILENEKVINEYPERPERVLKMVQGSLMKISGGQVNPTKAIKIVEELLNKKFNN, via the coding sequence ATGAATAATTATGAAACAATAATTGGAATTGAAATACACCTAGAATTGAATACAAAAACAAAAATGTTTTCACCTGCAAAAATAGATTTTAATGCAGAACCAAACACAACTGCTAATCAAATTGACTTAGGTTATCCCGGAACTTTGCCATTATTGAACAAAGAAGCCGTTATTAGTGGTATTAAATTGGCTAAAGCACTAAAAATGGATATTGATACAGAGCTTCATTTTGATAGAAAAAATTACTTTTATTCAGATTTGCCAAAAGGATTTCAAATTACACAATTTTTTAGACCAATTGGCTCAAATGGTAAATTATTAATTGACCAAAACACTGGTTTTAGTGTTGAAATAGAAAGAATTCACCTTGAAGAAGATACTGCTCGTCAGCATCATGGAGAGGTAACAAAACTTGATTATAATAGGGCAGGAGTTCCGTTAATTGAAATAGTTACTACCCCTTGCATTAGAAATGCTCAACAAGCAGTTGCGTATGTTTCACAAATTAGACAAATCGCATTAGCACTTGGTATTTCCGATGCAAAAATGGAAGAAGGTTCTTTAAGAGCAGATATAAACATATCAATTAGACCAAAAGGCATTGAAAAATACGGAACAAAAGTCGAGATAAAAAACATTAATACTTTCAGAGGTATAGCAAAAGCAATCGAAAACGAAATTTCTGAGCAAACAAAAAAATTAAGAACTGGAGAAGTTATTCTTCAACAAACAAAACGTTTTGACCCGGAAAATCAAACAAATATTACAATGAGAACTAAAACAGGTGAAGTTGATTATAAATACTTCCCAGAGCCAAATATCCCAATTATCAAATTAAGTGATAAATTTATTAATTCAATAAAATTAAACGAACTACCTTGAGAAAAAACCACTAGATACGAATCTTATGGAATTCAAAAAATATATATTGACTCACTTGTTAATGATTTAGAACTGGCTCAATATTTTGATTCTATAAACTACGAAGATAAAGATAAGTTGTCTAAATTATTTTTTGCCGAACTAGTTTCGCTAGCTAATTCAAAGCAGTGTCACGTTATTGACTTAAATATCCAAGCAAAATTACTAGAACAAGCCATTGATTTAATGGATAAAGAAATAATTAGCGGTCGCTCATTTAAAAAATTAATACCACTTTTAGTAAATTTCAAAGGCGATATAAATACACTAGTTAAAGAGCATTCATTGGAACAAATTTCTGATACCAATACAATTGAAAAATGAGTAAATCAGATAATTTTAGAGAATGAAAAGGTTATTAATGAATACCCAGAAAGACCTGAAAGAGTTCTAAAAATGGTTCAAGGTTCATTAATGAAAATATCGGGTGGCCAAGTAAACCCAACTAAAGCAATTAAAATTGTTGAGGAACTTTTAAACAAAAAGTTCAACAATTAA
- the recU gene encoding Holliday junction resolvase RecU, with amino-acid sequence MNKNRGMLLEKIINQTINHYEQHNEALIEKKTLPIKFAKVNENNKLTGAYVFKKSTVDYIGCYKGSFIAFEAKTTNENRLPASNILKHQIEYLKKVNEMNGIAFFIVLFSNVDEFYLIPARYFAEHWKKSWSYEEIKQAGFYIELTFPGIIDFLPYLHSI; translated from the coding sequence ATGAACAAAAACAGAGGAATGCTACTAGAAAAAATTATCAATCAAACAATAAATCATTATGAACAACATAATGAGGCGCTCATTGAAAAAAAGACTTTACCAATTAAATTTGCTAAAGTAAATGAGAATAACAAACTTACGGGCGCATATGTATTTAAAAAGAGTACAGTCGATTATATAGGCTGTTACAAAGGTAGTTTTATTGCTTTTGAAGCAAAAACAACTAACGAAAATAGACTCCCAGCATCAAATATATTAAAACACCAAATAGAGTATCTTAAAAAAGTTAATGAAATGAATGGTATTGCGTTTTTTATAGTTCTTTTTTCAAATGTTGATGAGTTTTATTTAATACCTGCAAGGTATTTTGCGGAACATTGAAAAAAATCTTGGTCATATGAGGAAATAAAGCAAGCTGGATTCTATATTGAATTAACTTTTCCAGGCATTATTGATTTTTTACCATATCTTCATTCAATTTAA
- a CDS encoding thermonuclease family protein yields the protein MNKIFKLLSIAFIPLVANSCVVSFARKSNQLTIENYTIIDGDTIRYFDKKSNQFNSIRILGIDTPETLKKYNKVAKLENIYANKAKNYLYSICSKKPIHIEIHSKDKYNRLVAIVKNFKNKDVAKELISEGLARVKYISKTRNKLTYWNNKNEIMNYYDELIAIQSIAKKSKKGLWQFNENLVFAKK from the coding sequence ATGAACAAAATATTTAAACTATTATCAATTGCTTTTATCCCATTAGTTGCAAATTCGTGCGTAGTTTCATTTGCTAGAAAATCTAATCAATTGACCATTGAAAATTACACTATAATTGACGGAGATACAATTAGATATTTTGACAAAAAGAGCAACCAATTTAATTCAATAAGAATACTTGGAATTGATACCCCTGAAACCTTAAAAAAATATAATAAGGTTGCTAAACTTGAAAATATTTATGCTAATAAAGCAAAAAACTATTTATATTCAATTTGTTCCAAAAAGCCAATTCATATAGAAATACACTCTAAGGATAAATACAATAGGTTGGTTGCAATTGTCAAAAATTTTAAGAATAAGGATGTTGCAAAAGAACTAATTTCTGAGGGTTTAGCAAGAGTCAAATATATTTCTAAAACAAGAAATAAATTAACATATTGAAATAATAAAAATGAAATAATGAATTATTATGATGAATTAATTGCCATACAGTCAATTGCCAAAAAATCTAAAAAAGGACTTTGACAATTCAATGAAAATTTAGTTTTTGCAAAAAAATAA
- the prfA gene encoding peptide chain release factor 1, with amino-acid sequence MEQTMYKSLVGIKSKYDEFATKLNDEAVINNIKEYTKINREMGKIKDIASTFATYLNLEKDLLSAKEMLSSKDEEEILFAKSIIEENESKLIELEAELKILILPKDENDDRNVIIEIRGAAGGDEANIFAGDLFRMYTKYADELGFKYKTISSSVASAGGFSQIVFMVKGEKAYSKLKFETGVHRVQRIPATESSGRVHTSTATVTVMPELDDSIEIEIKASDITVDTFRSSGAGGQSVNTTDSAVRITHIPTGIVVTSQDERSQIANREAAMNVLRSKIYDLEMQKKQDEEAGYRKLAGHGDRSEKIRTYNYPQDRVTDHRIGFSTSLKQVIEGKLEPITQSLLTEEQNQKIAASGLK; translated from the coding sequence ATGGAACAAACAATGTATAAATCACTTGTCGGAATTAAGTCAAAATATGATGAATTCGCAACAAAACTTAATGATGAAGCAGTAATAAACAACATAAAAGAATATACAAAAATCAATAGAGAAATGGGCAAAATTAAGGATATTGCAAGTACTTTTGCGACCTATTTAAACCTTGAAAAAGACCTATTATCAGCAAAAGAGATGCTTTCTTCAAAAGATGAAGAAGAAATTTTATTCGCCAAATCAATAATTGAGGAAAACGAATCAAAATTAATTGAACTTGAAGCTGAATTGAAAATATTAATTTTACCTAAAGATGAAAATGATGACCGCAATGTTATTATTGAAATTCGAGGAGCAGCTGGCGGCGACGAAGCCAATATTTTTGCTGGTGATTTGTTTAGAATGTATACAAAATATGCTGACGAACTAGGCTTTAAATATAAAACAATTTCTTCATCTGTTGCAAGTGCAGGTGGATTTAGTCAAATTGTTTTCATGGTAAAAGGTGAAAAGGCATATTCAAAATTAAAATTTGAAACTGGCGTACATAGAGTTCAAAGAATACCCGCAACTGAAAGTTCGGGGAGAGTCCACACTTCAACTGCAACAGTTACAGTTATGCCAGAGTTAGATGATAGTATCGAAATTGAAATTAAAGCTTCAGATATAACTGTTGATACATTCCGTTCATCAGGGGCAGGTGGGCAAAGTGTTAACACAACCGACTCCGCTGTTAGAATTACACATATTCCAACAGGAATAGTTGTAACTTCTCAAGATGAGAGAAGTCAAATAGCCAATAGAGAAGCGGCAATGAATGTTTTAAGATCTAAAATTTACGATTTAGAAATGCAAAAGAAACAAGATGAAGAAGCCGGTTATAGAAAATTAGCAGGCCATGGTGATAGAAGTGAAAAAATCAGGACCTATAACTATCCGCAAGATAGGGTTACTGACCATAGAATTGGTTTTTCTACTTCTTTAAAACAAGTTATTGAAGGAAAACTTGAACCAATTACTCAAAGTTTACTAACAGAAGAACAAAATCAAAAAATTGCTGCAAGTGGTCTTAAATAA
- the rplA gene encoding 50S ribosomal protein L1: MAKVGKKIRAARESFDRTVAYDLTEAIELAKRTSYTKFDGSIELVFKLNLDVRKADQQLRGAVLLPNGTGKTVRVLVVTNNAEKQKLAKAAGADQVVDASALEQKIKEDDFDFDVMVADPTMMPVLGKYGKKLGPKGLMPNPKTGTVTPTPEKAVEELKKGKANYRTDKAGIVHTQIGKVSMETTKLVENAQTVISLIKKLKPSAVKGAYMQNLVVSPTMGPGIKVKIEK; encoded by the coding sequence ATGGCTAAAGTTGGTAAAAAAATTAGAGCAGCTAGAGAATCATTTGATAGAACAGTTGCTTACGATTTAACAGAAGCTATTGAATTGGCAAAAAGAACTTCATACACAAAATTTGACGGATCAATTGAATTAGTATTCAAATTAAACTTAGACGTTCGTAAAGCAGACCAACAATTACGTGGTGCGGTTTTACTACCAAACGGTACTGGTAAAACTGTTAGAGTTTTAGTTGTAACAAATAATGCAGAAAAACAAAAATTAGCTAAAGCTGCTGGTGCTGACCAAGTAGTTGACGCATCAGCATTAGAACAAAAAATTAAAGAAGACGATTTTGACTTCGATGTTATGGTTGCTGACCCAACAATGATGCCAGTTTTAGGTAAATATGGTAAAAAACTTGGACCTAAAGGTCTAATGCCTAACCCAAAAACTGGAACAGTTACACCAACTCCTGAAAAAGCAGTTGAAGAACTTAAAAAAGGTAAAGCAAACTATAGAACTGACAAAGCTGGTATTGTTCATACACAAATTGGTAAAGTTTCAATGGAGACAACCAAACTTGTTGAAAACGCACAAACAGTAATTTCATTAATCAAAAAACTTAAACCATCAGCCGTTAAGGGTGCTTACATGCAAAACTTAGTTGTTTCACCTACAATGGGTCCTGGAATTAAAGTTAAAATTGAGAAATAA
- a CDS encoding segregation/condensation protein A, with translation MDNLYINDNKKFDIKIENFDGPLDLLLSLVQDKHKDIMDIDVAQLASAYLSIIQDLQDHEIDLASEYLVMAATLLALKTKMILYTPDEKPEIEEDKREILRRLYEYQQFKEVSKALREREESRKEIFIKSPSDIEEFLIDDDKTQLDGHSNPLKLITILRKMFERTYAQKLRKTKLDHFQLTPQDQIPFILDLFKKYNEVTFEMIFSQPSMDHFVITFIAILVLVKSQKIVLEQKEQFGTISFKKGPDYEK, from the coding sequence ATGGATAATTTATACATTAATGACAATAAAAAATTCGACATAAAAATTGAAAACTTTGATGGTCCTCTTGATTTACTTTTAAGCCTTGTTCAAGATAAACACAAGGATATCATGGATATTGATGTTGCTCAATTAGCTAGTGCATATTTATCAATTATTCAGGATTTGCAAGATCATGAAATTGATTTAGCAAGTGAATATTTAGTCATGGCAGCAACCTTACTTGCTTTAAAAACCAAAATGATTCTTTATACACCTGATGAAAAACCAGAAATTGAAGAAGACAAAAGAGAAATTTTAAGAAGACTTTATGAATATCAACAATTTAAAGAAGTTTCTAAAGCTTTGCGTGAACGCGAAGAATCCAGAAAAGAAATTTTCATTAAATCTCCGAGCGATATTGAAGAATTTTTAATTGATGATGACAAAACACAACTTGATGGTCATTCAAACCCATTGAAATTAATAACAATTTTAAGAAAAATGTTTGAGCGAACTTATGCTCAAAAGTTAAGAAAAACCAAATTAGATCACTTTCAATTAACACCACAAGATCAAATACCTTTTATACTCGATCTATTCAAAAAATACAATGAAGTTACATTCGAAATGATTTTTTCACAACCTTCAATGGATCACTTTGTAATTACTTTTATCGCAATTTTAGTATTAGTTAAATCTCAAAAAATTGTTCTAGAACAAAAAGAACAGTTCGGCACAATATCATTCAAAAAAGGACCTGATTATGAAAAATAA
- the scpB gene encoding SMC-Scp complex subunit ScpB: MKNNILEALLYVQGDEGLNLEQVKEIFNLNTVQEAKKVMNDFTKVYNNQDGALKVVIFNEVYKLATRETYKDYITKLVQVVKKHRLSNAAIEVAGIVAYKQPVTRSMVNNIRGVASEQVMNTLLAKGVIEEVGISPTPGNPVLYGITNKFYDYFRIRTMGDLPKLTEFNYIDGVESENEDEFNFFDSQRSDN, encoded by the coding sequence ATGAAAAATAATATCTTAGAAGCTTTACTTTATGTTCAAGGCGATGAAGGATTGAATCTTGAACAAGTTAAAGAAATTTTCAATCTAAATACAGTTCAAGAAGCCAAAAAAGTTATGAATGACTTCACAAAAGTCTACAATAATCAAGATGGTGCTTTAAAAGTTGTAATTTTCAATGAAGTTTACAAGCTAGCAACAAGAGAAACATACAAAGACTACATAACAAAACTAGTTCAAGTTGTTAAAAAACATCGTTTATCTAACGCTGCGATTGAGGTGGCTGGTATTGTTGCATACAAACAACCAGTTACTCGTTCAATGGTTAATAATATTCGTGGAGTTGCCAGTGAACAAGTTATGAACACTCTTCTGGCAAAAGGAGTTATTGAGGAAGTTGGAATTAGCCCCACCCCTGGAAACCCTGTTTTATACGGAATAACAAACAAATTTTATGACTATTTCAGAATTAGAACAATGGGTGATTTACCTAAACTAACAGAGTTTAACTATATTGATGGTGTTGAATCAGAAAACGAAGATGAATTTAACTTCTTCGACTCACAAAGATCAGATAATTAA
- a CDS encoding 4'-phosphopantetheinyl transferase superfamily protein translates to MKIGVDITSISRFKQLTPGFEKRFCHIDELKRLETQVDKAHYLASLWAIKEALFKADNSLCFFDKINIQKNNGVWVYKDWKILTSNEQDLVVAFVATDKE, encoded by the coding sequence ATGAAAATTGGAGTTGATATTACCAGTATTTCAAGGTTTAAACAGTTAACACCTGGATTTGAAAAACGATTTTGTCATATTGATGAATTAAAGAGGCTAGAAACGCAAGTTGATAAGGCTCATTATCTAGCAAGTTTATGAGCAATTAAGGAAGCACTTTTTAAAGCCGATAATTCATTGTGTTTTTTTGACAAAATAAATATCCAAAAAAATAACGGCGTGTGAGTATATAAAGATTGAAAAATATTAACCTCTAATGAACAAGATTTAGTTGTTGCATTTGTAGCAACAGATAAGGAGTAA
- a CDS encoding Asp-tRNA(Asn)/Glu-tRNA(Gln) amidotransferase subunit GatC, which yields MKSIDKEKLFSIVKRLMIEPSEQVIDQILLEWEQIQQQMKIMNKIDTSNIEPLTHINETPLIDFLREDVEDNSFSISKQQILENAPEKDDNYIITTRVVK from the coding sequence ATGAAGTCAATAGATAAAGAAAAATTGTTCAGCATAGTTAAACGTCTAATGATTGAACCTAGCGAACAAGTAATAGACCAAATATTGCTTGAATGAGAACAAATTCAACAACAAATGAAAATTATGAATAAAATTGATACATCAAATATTGAGCCTCTTACTCACATTAATGAAACTCCATTAATTGATTTTTTGCGCGAAGATGTTGAAGATAATTCATTTTCAATTTCCAAACAACAAATACTTGAAAATGCTCCTGAAAAAGATGATAATTACATAATTACAACAAGGGTGGTTAAATAA
- a CDS encoding pseudouridine synthase, with translation MTKNTYIATENDEGRKLIKFITSIYKKTPNSIIYKTFRKGNIKINSKKTKDPNYLIKNGDVVDVYGIDQNDIFLIEKVKNTYSFDIIYEDENILLINKEEGVQVHSSQDSLDNQVYSYLNFNQINAFKPSHVGRLDKLTSGLIIYAKNYKTLKMLNEKQKYLTKIYKFIPQNFIADNLYQFNLKKNEYDKKMFVSKDEDSKISSTKIWSENNQYFAQILTGRKHQIRVTCASLNAPILGDTKYGGKPAKRMYLHSFKLIFNNLTDHLEYLNRKEFIALPKNWKDSPWSQ, from the coding sequence ATGACCAAAAATACATATATTGCAACAGAAAATGATGAGGGTCGCAAACTAATAAAATTCATAACTTCTATCTATAAAAAAACACCAAACTCAATCATTTACAAAACATTTCGCAAAGGCAACATAAAAATAAACTCCAAAAAAACCAAGGATCCAAACTACCTTATAAAAAATGGTGACGTTGTCGATGTATATGGCATTGACCAAAATGACATATTTTTAATTGAAAAAGTAAAAAACACTTACTCATTTGACATTATTTATGAGGATGAAAATATACTTTTAATCAATAAAGAAGAAGGTGTACAAGTTCATTCTTCACAGGACTCATTAGATAACCAAGTTTATTCATATTTAAATTTTAACCAAATAAACGCATTTAAACCTAGCCATGTTGGCAGACTAGACAAGTTAACAAGCGGTTTAATTATTTATGCTAAAAACTACAAAACATTAAAAATGTTGAATGAAAAACAAAAATATTTAACCAAAATATATAAGTTTATTCCGCAAAATTTCATTGCAGATAATTTATACCAATTCAATTTAAAAAAGAATGAATACGATAAAAAAATGTTTGTTTCAAAAGACGAAGATTCTAAAATATCATCAACAAAAATATGATCAGAAAATAACCAATATTTTGCCCAAATTTTAACTGGAAGAAAGCACCAAATTCGCGTTACTTGTGCTTCATTAAATGCACCAATATTGGGCGATACTAAATATGGTGGCAAACCTGCAAAAAGAATGTATCTACATTCATTTAAACTTATCTTCAACAACTTAACCGACCACCTTGAATACCTAAATAGAAAAGAATTTATTGCACTGCCAAAAAATTGAAAGGATAGCCCATGAAGTCAATAG
- a CDS encoding IS3 family transposase, with protein MSRHFIKEEFDMIYKIYNEFGLKQTINYINDISPDTNFITRKHLLERIRKIIRYYNNGMQDQLLDKKGANRKPGSGRPKKPIEPDWNEFTKEELIEIAKRYYEINKNKSKSGKLSEAKKLNIPYSKSAKIFNVCRQAVAKFKTRVIKVKEHKNDAIIRKSFLDNKGRYGRLRLSAYISMKYNIYINPRSLGRDLKRLNLICKIRKQRRKSEIKNTKFALPDIVKRDYNDKLNRNIFATDVSYVKAPRDVKDNHVFLSVIIEHKTKKIRDFKLSVNNDIDLVMDNINTFMSIDKDFIIHSDHGFQYTSKIYIDKINKMGGTVSLSRVGNSLDNREVEYWFSIIKSECLNELDYSKITLEDLKKIIADYIFWYNNYRIQSILNWKTPQQYAMMLK; from the coding sequence ATGTCAAGACACTTTATCAAAGAAGAGTTTGATATGATTTATAAAATCTACAATGAATTTGGGTTAAAACAAACAATAAATTATATAAATGATATTTCGCCAGACACAAATTTTATAACGAGAAAACATCTACTTGAAAGAATCAGAAAAATTATAAGATACTATAATAATGGTATGCAAGATCAATTATTAGATAAAAAGGGTGCGAACAGAAAGCCAGGTAGTGGTAGACCTAAAAAACCAATCGAACCCGATTGAAACGAATTCACAAAAGAAGAATTAATAGAAATAGCTAAGAGATATTACGAGATCAATAAAAATAAATCAAAATCAGGAAAACTTAGTGAAGCTAAAAAACTAAATATTCCCTACAGTAAATCTGCAAAAATTTTTAATGTATGCAGACAAGCAGTAGCAAAATTTAAAACTAGAGTTATAAAAGTAAAGGAACACAAAAACGATGCAATAATTAGAAAATCCTTTCTTGATAACAAAGGTAGATATGGTCGCTTAAGGTTGAGTGCTTATATTTCTATGAAATATAATATTTACATTAACCCTCGAAGTCTTGGAAGAGATTTAAAAAGATTGAATTTAATATGCAAAATTAGAAAACAAAGAAGAAAGAGCGAAATTAAGAACACTAAATTCGCTTTGCCAGATATTGTTAAACGCGATTACAATGACAAATTAAACAGAAATATTTTCGCTACCGATGTTTCATATGTAAAAGCGCCAAGAGATGTTAAGGATAACCATGTATTTTTGTCTGTAATAATTGAGCATAAAACTAAAAAAATCAGAGATTTTAAATTATCTGTAAACAATGATATTGATTTAGTTATGGATAATATAAATACATTTATGTCTATCGATAAAGATTTTATTATTCATTCAGACCATGGATTTCAATACACTTCAAAAATCTATATTGACAAAATAAATAAAATGGGAGGAACTGTTTCATTATCCCGTGTAGGAAATTCTTTGGATAATAGGGAGGTTGAATACTGATTTTCTATTATAAAAAGCGAATGTTTAAATGAATTAGATTACAGTAAAATAACTTTAGAAGATCTGAAAAAAATAATTGCTGATTATATATTTTGATACAACAACTATAGAATTCAATCAATTTTAAATTGAAAAACACCACAGCAATATGCTATGATGTTAAAATAA